One genomic window of Trichlorobacter lovleyi includes the following:
- the ftsL gene encoding cell division protein FtsL: MGMVKTDSTKLTFPSHLGTDLAPRRMDIVKFLMVCMLLLTVVSIFHVWSRFRLIELNLQIGEASRQLKDLEQEQKQLKLEAESLKTPARIEVIAKRDLGMTVPQDQQVILVK; the protein is encoded by the coding sequence ATGGGCATGGTAAAAACCGACAGCACCAAACTTACCTTCCCCAGTCACCTGGGGACTGATCTGGCGCCACGCCGGATGGATATTGTCAAATTCCTGATGGTCTGCATGCTGTTGTTGACCGTTGTATCCATCTTTCATGTCTGGTCACGGTTCCGTCTGATTGAACTCAACCTGCAGATCGGTGAGGCAAGCCGTCAGCTGAAGGATCTGGAACAGGAGCAGAAACAGCTGAAACTGGAGGCGGAGTCCCTCAAAACCCCTGCAAGGATCGAGGTAATTGCAAAGCGGGACTTAGGTATGACCGTTCCCCAGGATCAGCAGGTGATACTGGTAAAATGA
- the mraZ gene encoding division/cell wall cluster transcriptional repressor MraZ, with the protein MFGGESLTTIDAKGRTSIPARFREVLVTEFGDERFVVTKASPVDFDDGSYGRGLSVYPLGEWRELEKKIQANEGELPLAQLNSLKRLVLGPAQECTADKLGRVLIPPALRIHANLGRDLYFVGMGRRFDIWASETYARVNAQDERNFPQDSAALAALGI; encoded by the coding sequence ATGTTTGGTGGCGAAAGCCTGACTACCATCGATGCGAAAGGGCGTACCAGCATCCCGGCCAGATTCCGGGAGGTCTTGGTTACGGAGTTTGGTGACGAGCGTTTTGTCGTCACCAAGGCCTCGCCCGTGGATTTCGATGATGGCAGTTACGGCCGCGGCCTTTCCGTCTATCCGCTGGGCGAATGGCGGGAACTGGAGAAAAAGATCCAGGCCAATGAGGGTGAACTGCCGCTGGCACAGCTGAACAGCCTGAAACGCCTGGTATTGGGACCGGCCCAGGAATGTACCGCCGACAAGCTGGGGCGGGTACTGATCCCGCCCGCGCTCCGGATTCATGCCAACCTTGGACGAGATCTGTACTTTGTTGGCATGGGCCGACGTTTCGACATCTGGGCCAGCGAGACCTACGCACGTGTCAATGCCCAGGATGAGCGCAACTTCCCGCAGGATTCGGCTGCACTTGCAGCACTTGGCATATAG
- a CDS encoding UDP-N-acetylmuramoyl-tripeptide--D-alanyl-D-alanine ligase produces the protein MFTPEQLTTITHGRLIGPDAAPVSGISTDSRTIKPGELFVPLRGDRFDGHDYINGLAERRIQVSLCNESWLHQQQPPATLSCIAVRDTLRALGDLAAAFRKRFALTMIGVTGSNGKTTTKEMLAAILGQVDQGLKTSGNLNNLIGLPQMLFQLKPEHCWAVLEMGMSEPGEIDRLAEIACPSIGIVLNAFPAHLQSMGSVEAVAQAKGELLQRIQDGGLAVVNADDPRIASLHQNPSARRISFGIKRGEVRAEDIQTIGTEGQAFRLITPKGSIELQLKALGQHNIYNALAAAAGLLELVGLETIAEGLEAFVPYTGRFHLEALSNNRLLIDDSYNANPASCAAALTTLQGIKGGRRAFVALGDMLELGSDELELHRQLGIQAASVADRLYLLGSLTKETARAAAEAGLASEAIISAASHEEIARDMCAHAGNGDLIMLKGSRGMKMEKIAALLRAAERQED, from the coding sequence ATGTTCACCCCGGAACAACTGACAACCATCACCCATGGTCGATTGATCGGGCCTGATGCCGCGCCGGTAAGCGGTATCTCAACTGATTCGCGCACCATCAAGCCCGGTGAGCTGTTTGTACCGTTACGGGGAGACCGTTTTGACGGTCATGACTATATCAACGGGCTTGCAGAACGACGGATCCAGGTCAGTCTGTGCAATGAGTCCTGGCTGCACCAGCAGCAACCTCCGGCAACCCTGAGCTGCATTGCGGTACGCGACACCCTGCGCGCACTGGGGGATCTTGCCGCCGCCTTCCGGAAGCGCTTTGCCCTGACCATGATCGGAGTCACCGGCAGTAATGGCAAGACCACCACCAAAGAGATGCTGGCTGCCATTCTCGGCCAGGTTGACCAGGGGTTGAAGACCAGCGGCAACCTGAATAACCTGATCGGCCTGCCGCAGATGCTGTTCCAGCTGAAACCGGAACATTGCTGGGCAGTGCTGGAGATGGGGATGAGTGAGCCGGGTGAAATTGATCGGCTGGCAGAGATCGCCTGCCCTTCAATCGGCATCGTGCTCAACGCCTTTCCGGCCCACCTGCAGAGCATGGGCAGTGTCGAGGCCGTGGCACAGGCCAAGGGCGAGTTGCTGCAGCGGATACAGGATGGCGGCCTTGCGGTCGTGAATGCCGACGACCCCCGCATCGCCTCGCTCCACCAGAACCCCTCCGCACGCAGGATCAGCTTCGGCATCAAACGCGGTGAGGTGCGTGCTGAAGATATTCAGACCATCGGCACGGAGGGGCAGGCATTCAGGCTGATCACCCCCAAGGGCAGTATCGAGCTGCAGCTCAAGGCCCTGGGACAGCACAACATCTACAACGCCCTTGCCGCAGCTGCCGGCCTGCTGGAGCTTGTCGGCCTGGAGACGATTGCCGAAGGGCTCGAGGCATTCGTTCCCTACACCGGGCGCTTCCATCTGGAAGCGCTGTCCAACAACAGGTTGCTGATTGACGACAGCTACAATGCAAACCCGGCCTCCTGCGCTGCGGCCCTGACAACCCTGCAGGGAATCAAAGGCGGCAGACGCGCCTTCGTGGCACTGGGGGACATGCTGGAGCTGGGCAGCGATGAGCTGGAGCTGCATCGCCAGCTGGGCATCCAGGCCGCTTCGGTTGCGGACCGGCTCTACCTGCTGGGCAGCCTCACCAAAGAGACCGCCCGTGCTGCAGCAGAGGCCGGTTTGGCTTCAGAGGCGATCATCTCTGCAGCAAGCCACGAAGAGATCGCCAGGGATATGTGTGCCCATGCAGGCAACGGCGACCTGATCATGCTCAAAGGGTCACGGGGGATGAAGATGGAAAAAATAGCCGCACTGCTTCGGGCAGCAGAGCGCCAGGAGGACTAA
- a CDS encoding penicillin-binding protein — protein MKNDREKWARVRIIMVSCLFACGFLAVTARSFYLQVVQHDQLIKLAERQHNRTIPITPARGGIFDRTGAALAVSLEMDSLYAEPKRITDPAGTATALAPFIQIPQHELQRKLDSEKSFTWLARQLPPETTSKIKQLKLAGIGFVKENKRFYPNFEMASHVLGFTGMDPGGLEGLERRYDTTILGKTGYLLTERDALGRDVAIRSAVVQDAAPGKNLYLTLDKNIQYFTEKELAKAVEGSRAKSGMALVMDPWTGKVLAMANYPTFNPNSFRQYPSLNLRNRCVSDSFEPGSTFKVFLLSAALEEKLVRPQDGINCENGRYSFGGRIIRDDHPHGRVSVAEVLKYSSNIGSAKIGLKLGEDRLHRYLKAFGFGDKSGIDLPGEASGGLRPVSRWYGTDIATISFGQGVSATALQLVAATSAVANGGLLMKPYLVERVTDSAGLELQRFEPQTVRRVISTQTAATMTQMMEGVTQKGGTATNAAIDGFRVAGKTGTAQKVDPVSHGYSATKRTASFVGFVPAEKPLLTILVVIDEPATSPYGGVVAAPAFREIAFNTLCYLKAAGVGKACELPKSTTVQAVPIAAAQTSAAADAEEGGSIEVAGAGTAMPDFRGMSMRRVLQIMEKRQLNLQLRGSGRVIEQHPQPGQVIHGSDEIWVRLAPAV, from the coding sequence ATGAAAAACGACAGGGAAAAGTGGGCACGGGTCAGGATCATCATGGTTTCCTGCCTGTTTGCCTGCGGCTTCCTGGCAGTCACTGCACGCAGTTTCTATCTGCAGGTGGTTCAACACGACCAGCTGATCAAACTGGCAGAACGGCAGCACAACCGCACCATTCCGATCACACCGGCACGGGGCGGGATCTTTGACCGGACCGGCGCAGCCCTGGCCGTTTCACTGGAAATGGACTCGCTCTACGCTGAGCCCAAACGGATCACTGACCCGGCAGGAACGGCAACAGCACTTGCTCCGTTCATCCAGATCCCCCAGCATGAACTGCAGCGCAAGCTGGATTCGGAGAAGAGTTTCACCTGGCTTGCCCGTCAGTTGCCGCCGGAGACAACATCAAAAATAAAGCAGCTCAAACTGGCCGGCATCGGCTTTGTCAAAGAGAACAAACGCTTTTACCCCAACTTTGAGATGGCATCCCATGTCCTGGGATTTACCGGCATGGACCCAGGCGGCCTGGAAGGGCTTGAACGCCGCTACGACACCACCATCCTGGGCAAAACCGGCTATCTGCTGACCGAGCGGGATGCCCTGGGACGGGATGTTGCCATCAGAAGCGCCGTGGTCCAGGATGCGGCCCCGGGGAAAAATCTGTATCTGACGCTGGATAAAAACATCCAGTATTTTACCGAAAAAGAGCTTGCCAAGGCAGTGGAAGGCAGCAGGGCAAAAAGCGGCATGGCCCTGGTCATGGACCCCTGGACCGGCAAGGTGCTGGCCATGGCCAATTACCCGACCTTCAACCCGAACTCATTCAGGCAGTATCCCTCGCTTAACCTGCGCAACCGCTGTGTGAGTGACAGTTTTGAGCCCGGCTCAACCTTCAAGGTCTTTCTGCTGTCTGCAGCATTGGAAGAAAAGCTGGTCAGGCCCCAGGATGGCATCAACTGCGAGAATGGCAGGTACTCGTTCGGCGGCCGGATCATCAGGGATGACCACCCGCACGGGCGGGTCTCCGTTGCGGAGGTCCTGAAATACTCCAGCAACATCGGATCAGCCAAGATCGGCCTGAAACTGGGTGAAGACCGTCTGCACCGTTACCTGAAGGCGTTCGGGTTTGGTGACAAGAGCGGCATTGATCTGCCCGGAGAGGCCTCCGGCGGCCTGCGTCCGGTCAGTCGCTGGTACGGCACCGATATAGCGACCATCTCCTTTGGCCAGGGGGTTTCAGCCACAGCCCTGCAGCTGGTGGCTGCCACCTCAGCAGTGGCCAATGGCGGTCTGTTGATGAAACCGTACCTCGTGGAGCGGGTTACCGACAGCGCCGGACTGGAACTGCAGCGTTTTGAGCCTCAAACGGTCCGGCGGGTGATCTCAACCCAGACCGCCGCGACCATGACCCAGATGATGGAAGGGGTCACCCAGAAAGGCGGCACGGCCACGAATGCCGCCATAGACGGCTTCAGGGTGGCAGGCAAGACCGGCACCGCACAGAAGGTTGACCCGGTCAGCCACGGTTATTCAGCCACCAAACGAACCGCCTCGTTTGTTGGTTTTGTACCGGCGGAGAAACCGCTTCTGACTATTCTGGTGGTAATCGACGAGCCTGCTACCAGCCCCTACGGCGGGGTAGTTGCGGCCCCGGCATTCCGGGAGATCGCCTTCAATACCCTGTGCTACCTGAAGGCCGCCGGTGTGGGCAAGGCCTGTGAGCTGCCGAAATCAACGACCGTGCAGGCAGTACCGATAGCAGCGGCACAAACATCGGCAGCAGCGGATGCCGAAGAGGGCGGCAGTATCGAGGTTGCCGGTGCCGGAACCGCCATGCCTGACTTCAGGGGCATGAGTATGCGCCGCGTCCTCCAGATTATGGAAAAACGCCAGCTCAACCTGCAGCTGCGCGGCAGCGGACGCGTCATTGAGCAGCATCCACAGCCTGGACAGGTTATCCACGGTTCGGACGAAATCTGGGTCCGCCTGGCACCCGCAGTATAA
- a CDS encoding metallophosphoesterase, protein MAIIISDIHGDSKKARTFLEYKPEVEHVILGDLMDSRDYGVTLDDELDCLELVLSSNAVLLWGNHDLAYTDRPCWEPYARFKDTYAPISKLIIPHQNRFKAAHVVDGWLCTHAGVSTKLAKYLPDMPLDSGDPEMVAAWLNDEFQRQWPVPGKKAGKQQYYGTGPLFAIHWSRGGDDQYGGIFWYDPQQELANPDPRVKQLFGHTPVPGPLKRDGWNNINIEGGCWVFDTSEDNFVMLGENTVSLTKSAAAEGHSCR, encoded by the coding sequence ATGGCAATCATCATATCTGACATACATGGTGACAGCAAAAAAGCCAGAACGTTTCTGGAATACAAGCCGGAAGTCGAGCATGTCATCCTGGGCGACCTCATGGATTCCCGTGACTACGGCGTTACCCTTGACGATGAGCTTGATTGCCTGGAACTGGTTCTCTCTTCCAATGCAGTCCTTCTCTGGGGTAACCACGACCTTGCCTACACCGACAGACCCTGCTGGGAGCCGTACGCACGCTTCAAAGACACCTACGCACCTATCTCTAAACTGATCATCCCCCACCAGAACCGCTTCAAAGCAGCCCACGTTGTAGATGGCTGGCTCTGCACTCACGCCGGCGTATCAACCAAACTGGCCAAGTATCTGCCTGACATGCCGTTGGACAGCGGTGACCCTGAAATGGTTGCGGCATGGCTCAACGATGAGTTCCAGCGACAATGGCCTGTTCCCGGAAAGAAAGCCGGTAAGCAGCAGTATTATGGTACTGGTCCGTTGTTCGCCATACACTGGTCCAGAGGAGGGGATGATCAATATGGCGGGATTTTCTGGTATGACCCGCAGCAGGAATTGGCAAATCCGGATCCGAGAGTAAAGCAGTTGTTCGGCCACACGCCGGTGCCAGGTCCTCTCAAGCGAGACGGGTGGAACAACATCAATATTGAAGGTGGATGCTGGGTGTTTGATACCAGCGAGGATAATTTTGTGATGCTTGGTGAAAACACAGTGAGTTTGACTAAGTCTGCCGCTGCAGAGGGTCACAGCTGTAGATAA
- the rsmH gene encoding 16S rRNA (cytosine(1402)-N(4))-methyltransferase RsmH → MEEFHHLSVLAREVMEQLAPRPGGIYLDGTLGGGGHSELILEKIGPDGLLIGIDRDPAALAAASERLRRFGSCFRPLQGSFGDLTALLQQEGISALDGLLLDLGVSSHQLDTDERGFSFRLDGPLDMRMDRSCGDSAADLLQDCSAGELEQIIKEFGEERWAKKIALRIVQARQETPITTTLQLADLVAGTIPRRFHEERIHPATRTFQALRIAVNQELEQVEQGVRAGIAALKAGGRIAVISFHSLEDRIVKHLFREAATGCTCPPRMPYCVCNKKPQLRILTGRPVIAGPEETDRNPRARSAKLRVAEKLG, encoded by the coding sequence ATGGAGGAATTTCACCACCTGTCAGTGCTGGCCCGGGAGGTCATGGAGCAACTGGCACCCCGCCCCGGCGGCATCTACCTGGATGGCACCCTGGGTGGCGGCGGGCATAGCGAACTGATTCTGGAAAAGATCGGCCCGGATGGCCTGTTGATCGGTATTGACCGCGACCCGGCGGCCTTGGCCGCTGCATCTGAACGGCTGCGTCGTTTTGGGAGTTGTTTCAGGCCGCTTCAAGGCAGCTTTGGGGATCTGACTGCGCTGTTGCAGCAGGAAGGAATCAGCGCCCTTGACGGGTTACTGCTTGATCTCGGCGTCTCGTCACACCAACTGGACACCGATGAGCGCGGCTTCAGTTTCCGCCTTGACGGACCGTTGGATATGCGGATGGACCGTTCCTGCGGCGACTCTGCTGCAGACCTGCTGCAGGACTGTTCTGCCGGGGAACTGGAACAGATCATCAAGGAGTTTGGCGAGGAACGCTGGGCAAAGAAAATAGCCCTGAGGATCGTACAGGCACGCCAGGAAACACCGATTACCACCACATTGCAACTGGCTGACCTTGTAGCCGGTACGATTCCACGCCGGTTTCACGAAGAGCGGATTCATCCGGCAACCCGCACCTTTCAGGCCCTGAGAATTGCCGTCAATCAGGAGCTTGAACAGGTGGAACAGGGGGTCAGGGCAGGGATAGCAGCCCTGAAAGCGGGAGGGCGGATTGCCGTGATCTCCTTCCACTCGCTTGAGGACCGGATCGTGAAGCATCTGTTTCGTGAGGCAGCAACCGGCTGCACCTGTCCCCCCAGGATGCCCTACTGCGTCTGCAACAAAAAGCCGCAACTACGCATCCTGACCGGACGTCCGGTGATTGCCGGGCCAGAAGAAACTGACCGCAACCCCCGCGCACGCAGCGCCAAGTTGCGAGTAGCTGAAAAATTGGGCTAG
- the mraY gene encoding phospho-N-acetylmuramoyl-pentapeptide-transferase: MLFHLFYPLASNLKILNIFKYLTFRTIYAMITALIVCFVLGPWIIRKLEGLQARQVIRTDGPESHLEKQGTPTMGGLIILSAIILPTLLWADLTNVYVWLTLFIIVGYGLIGFMDDYLKVVKKNTKGLSARQKMFWQVLLAGGVAAFLYINPGFNEMLYVPFFKNFHPDLGIFFIPFVTLVIVGASNAVNLTDGLDGLAIGPVAINAATYMLFAYIAGHATLSAYLQIPRVVGAGELAVICGAMVGAGLGFLWFNSYPAEVFMGDVGSLSLGGTLGVIAVLTKQEILLVIVGGIFVIEALSVIFQVGSYKYRGKRIFRMAPIHHHFELKGVAEPKIIVRFWIITIILALVAISTLKMR, encoded by the coding sequence ATGCTCTTTCACCTGTTCTATCCCCTGGCATCCAACCTGAAGATTCTGAACATCTTCAAGTATCTGACCTTCAGGACCATCTACGCCATGATCACGGCCCTGATCGTCTGCTTTGTCCTGGGACCGTGGATCATCCGCAAGCTGGAGGGGCTGCAGGCACGGCAGGTAATCCGGACCGACGGACCGGAGTCCCATCTGGAAAAACAGGGTACCCCCACCATGGGCGGCCTGATCATCCTCTCGGCCATCATCCTGCCGACCCTGCTCTGGGCCGACCTGACCAACGTCTATGTCTGGCTGACCCTGTTCATCATCGTGGGCTACGGCCTGATCGGCTTCATGGATGACTATCTCAAGGTGGTAAAAAAGAACACCAAAGGGCTCTCGGCCAGACAGAAGATGTTCTGGCAGGTGTTACTGGCAGGCGGCGTGGCGGCATTCCTCTACATCAACCCGGGCTTCAACGAGATGCTGTATGTGCCGTTTTTCAAAAACTTCCACCCGGACCTGGGGATATTTTTCATCCCGTTTGTAACCCTGGTGATTGTAGGTGCCAGTAATGCCGTCAACCTGACCGATGGTCTGGACGGACTGGCAATCGGACCGGTGGCGATCAATGCGGCCACCTACATGCTGTTTGCCTATATTGCCGGCCATGCAACCCTTTCGGCCTATCTGCAGATCCCCCGCGTGGTTGGCGCCGGTGAACTGGCGGTGATCTGCGGGGCCATGGTGGGGGCCGGCCTGGGCTTTCTCTGGTTCAACTCCTATCCGGCAGAGGTGTTTATGGGGGATGTGGGGTCGCTTTCACTGGGCGGCACCCTGGGAGTGATTGCGGTCCTGACCAAGCAGGAGATTCTGCTGGTGATTGTAGGCGGCATCTTTGTGATTGAGGCGCTTTCGGTGATTTTCCAGGTCGGCTCCTACAAATACCGTGGCAAACGGATCTTCCGCATGGCGCCGATCCACCATCACTTTGAACTGAAGGGGGTGGCAGAGCCCAAGATCATTGTCCGGTTCTGGATCATCACCATTATTCTGGCCCTGGTGGCCATTTCAACCCTGAAGATGCGCTGA
- a CDS encoding UDP-N-acetylmuramoyl-L-alanyl-D-glutamate--2,6-diaminopimelate ligase produces MRLEQLLHEIPLQASHGDLGVTVSALTCDSRQVTSGTLFFALHGSKVDGHRFISQAVAAGAAAVVLEDTSYAPAQTPWVQVANGRQAMALMAAGFFGNPTRDLPLIGITGTNGKTTTSYLLEGILSAAGLPAAVLGTISYRFGSTCIEASHTTPESTELQGIFRQLADAGARAFVMEVSSHSLEQRRVDGSVFDVGVFTNLTRDHLDYHGTMQAYGSAKQRLFSELLRPDDRTPLRHAVINNDDPAAEEFIRAAACPVIRYGRAPGSEVTVREMTSSVDGISALLVTPQGGQRFHSRLLGGFNLSNILAAAAAGIALKLPLTAIVQGIEQHTTVPGRLERVENSSGITCLVDYAHTGDALENVLSTLQELATARIITVFGCGGDRDNGKRPIMGRVAASYSDLAIVTSDNPRTEDPHDILRQIREGILPLGLREYSLNELDVSPDVKGFVMLENRREAIKLAVRLARPGDILLLAGKGHEDYQIIGQTKHHFDDREEAANAFRERI; encoded by the coding sequence ATGCGACTTGAACAACTGCTGCATGAGATACCACTACAAGCCAGTCACGGCGACCTGGGCGTCACGGTTTCTGCACTTACCTGTGACTCGCGCCAGGTGACATCAGGCACACTCTTCTTCGCCCTGCACGGCAGCAAGGTTGACGGCCACCGCTTCATCTCCCAGGCGGTTGCTGCCGGTGCCGCCGCCGTGGTGCTGGAAGATACGAGCTATGCACCTGCGCAGACTCCCTGGGTACAGGTGGCAAACGGGCGCCAGGCCATGGCACTGATGGCCGCCGGTTTTTTTGGCAACCCGACCCGTGACCTGCCGCTGATCGGCATCACCGGCACCAACGGCAAGACCACCACCAGCTACCTGCTGGAAGGGATCCTCAGTGCTGCCGGCCTGCCGGCTGCTGTGCTGGGCACCATCAGCTACCGCTTTGGCAGTACCTGTATCGAAGCCAGCCATACCACGCCGGAATCCACTGAACTGCAGGGCATCTTCCGCCAGCTGGCCGATGCAGGTGCGCGGGCGTTTGTGATGGAGGTCTCCTCCCACAGCCTTGAGCAACGCAGGGTTGATGGTTCGGTCTTTGATGTCGGCGTTTTTACCAACCTGACCCGTGACCACCTGGACTACCATGGCACCATGCAGGCCTACGGCAGCGCAAAGCAGCGCCTGTTCAGCGAATTGTTGAGACCGGACGACCGGACGCCGTTGCGTCATGCCGTCATTAACAACGATGATCCGGCAGCAGAGGAGTTCATCCGGGCAGCCGCCTGCCCGGTTATCCGTTACGGACGGGCTCCCGGGTCCGAGGTGACGGTCCGTGAGATGACCTCATCGGTTGACGGCATCAGCGCACTGCTGGTGACGCCGCAGGGTGGGCAGCGGTTTCATTCCCGGCTGCTGGGTGGCTTCAACCTCTCAAACATCCTGGCTGCCGCTGCAGCCGGAATAGCGCTCAAACTGCCCCTGACTGCCATAGTGCAGGGGATTGAACAGCACACCACGGTACCGGGCCGGCTGGAGCGGGTGGAAAACAGCAGTGGGATAACCTGCCTGGTTGACTATGCCCACACCGGTGATGCCCTTGAAAATGTTCTGAGTACCCTGCAGGAGCTGGCCACCGCCAGAATCATCACCGTATTTGGTTGCGGTGGCGACCGGGACAACGGCAAACGGCCGATCATGGGGCGGGTTGCGGCCAGCTACTCCGATCTGGCCATTGTCACCTCCGACAATCCGCGCACCGAAGATCCCCACGATATTCTGCGCCAGATCCGCGAGGGGATTCTCCCGCTGGGACTGCGTGAGTACAGCCTGAACGAGCTCGACGTCAGCCCTGACGTCAAGGGATTTGTCATGCTTGAAAACCGCCGTGAGGCGATCAAACTCGCTGTGCGACTGGCCCGGCCGGGCGACATCCTGCTGTTGGCAGGCAAGGGGCATGAGGACTACCAGATCATCGGTCAGACCAAACATCACTTTGACGACCGTGAGGAAGCAGCCAATGCATTCAGGGAGCGGATCTGA
- a CDS encoding 5' nucleotidase, NT5C type has product MKRPKIALFDLDGTLADYDGQLLKDLQKIASPHEPPPVLYQDIPYLEARRHVITSQSGWFRHLPKFKLGWDVLEIAKEIGYSISILTKAPSRKHAAWSEKVEWCANHLEEYIDGVTIAHDKGMVYGALLVDDWPEYVEAWLKHRPRGLVIMPANGYNVGFSHPNVVRYDGTNLEEVRQRMQERYNAA; this is encoded by the coding sequence ATGAAACGCCCCAAAATTGCACTCTTCGACCTTGACGGTACCCTAGCCGACTATGATGGCCAACTGCTGAAGGATCTCCAGAAGATTGCTTCACCCCATGAACCGCCACCGGTTCTTTATCAGGATATCCCCTACCTTGAAGCCCGCCGCCACGTCATCACCTCGCAGTCCGGCTGGTTCCGCCACCTTCCTAAATTTAAACTGGGCTGGGATGTATTGGAGATAGCCAAAGAGATCGGCTACTCGATCTCCATCCTTACCAAGGCTCCCTCACGGAAGCATGCTGCCTGGTCGGAAAAGGTAGAGTGGTGTGCCAATCACTTGGAAGAATACATTGACGGGGTTACCATCGCCCATGACAAGGGGATGGTCTACGGAGCCTTGCTGGTTGATGACTGGCCCGAATATGTAGAAGCCTGGCTGAAACACCGGCCTCGTGGGTTGGTGATCATGCCGGCGAATGGCTACAACGTCGGATTCAGCCATCCCAATGTAGTGCGGTATGACGGTACCAACCTTGAAGAGGTGAGGCAGCGGATGCAGGAAAGATATAATGCCGCTTGA